The genomic DNA TTCTCTTGAAGGGTTTTGAGGCCCATCTCAGGTTCTTCTCTAATAAGGATTCCAAAGAGGAGAGTTGGATTGATTGGCCCTTTGGGTAGTCCTTggctttgaatattttcttctgCAAGATCCCCCAAATTCTTTGACTGAGTTGCTCACTGCCTTCTGCCGTACTTGGGTTAACAAATGCCCGAGCAAGATTTGAGTACACGTTCAAAACTTGAGGTTTACCTGGACACAAGTGATAAACCATAATCAAAATCTGGAAGGAGGAAACGCTTTTGGTGATGGACAAATACGTAATTTTCTGTTTGCTCTAGAAAAAGGTGTGTCGGGTTGCACTAGTTTACCCTTCAGCAAGAAGATTGCACTTTTTAGTCAAGTCGGACTGTAAATTTTCCAGTGAAGTGCAATCAAACCTATTTATATGTTTCTGaaggatttaaaaatttgaaagctGGAAATATTTTCCTGGGTAAGCTATTAGTGGCCTACCTAAAGAAAACGTCTAGACTAATATCCCAACTATTCTAGCATTTGGCAACATTACCAAGCAATTACCTGGATTTTCATGGAGATATATCTCCAGCAATGAAAGGACACGAAGTTTGAACAATACAAGCTGTGAATGAGCAGTTTCAATCCCACCCTGGCTTTTCCGCTCCTTGAAAATCTGGGCAAGGTATTTATCCATTCGGAACATTGCATCATCATCCATCCCTTCATCAGAATCTTCTGAACCATCAGAATCTCCTCCCTCACCATTTGGTTCAAAGCCTGTTGCTGCCTCGGAGTCATCGGTTAGCCCATCGCTCTCAGCTGTATCACCTGTTTCAGTTTCATCagcttcctcctcttcttcgaTGCCGAGAAGATCTTCGTTGTCGTCATCGTCATCATCTACATCCTCCACATCCTGATGTCTAGCTGGTTTAAGATCTTTCTTTATCACCCGTAACATTCGTTGCAGTCCATCATCAGTGACATCGGAGCAAAAGTTTTTGAAAACCTAAGACAGAACGGAGAATCAGGATATGGAAATTTATTGCATTTGATGGGTCCATGGTAGAGGCAGATTTTATCCAGCACCAATACTTGTGACATTCAATGAATAATAGCACAGGTGAGAGAAATAAGAGTTGTGTGCACCTGCTCAATAGCGGACCTCATAGGAGCAGATGACTGAGGCAGCAAGGACAGCAAAGTGTCTACAAGCACGTCCATTAACTTGGGTGCCCCCTCACCACTCGAATCATCATCCTCTCCAGAAGGAGATTCGAGAAGATCAGGAGGAGAAAACACCTTTTTACAGCATATTAAAAGCTCAGAAGCAGCTTCTACAAACTCTTCAGGCTGAAGAAGAACTTGGAGAAGCAATTGAATCAGCAAGTACCTCACAGAGTGCAGTTTCTGTGCGTAGGATCTGAGTTCACTATTCCTTTCCTGCCAAAGGTAATTGCATTAATAGAAGCTGATATGATAGGTTTTACGAACATTATAcatatggaaaaagaaaagtttttcCTTGCTACCTCTCTATAAAGTCTGATTTCCATCTCCTGCAAGTCTTTGAATGCTTTTTCATCCTCCTCACTCAGATTCCGAAAGAGTGAGACTGAGGGAATGTTACGTAAGGTCGAAAGAAATCCAATGAAGTAAGCTCCAAGATCATTCCTTTCCACAGTGTTCACGGAGGCATCTTGGCCCTCCCCCTTCTGGGCCGTGGCCAGCAGAGACTGTAGCTGCTCAATGCACATTCTGCAGAGACTGCTCGAAGTGGCTGACTTGGGCCACCTGAACTTCTCCTGCAGCTCAAATGATGTTATTTCATTGCCGAGAGAGAATGTGAAAAGGCCTTGGACAGCAAGGAACTTCAGAACTTCTTTCTGCACCCGAAACTTCGAATCAGActcaaggttcaatttttTCAACACACTGGGAATAGACTCCACCACCCAACTCTTCAAGAAGTCAGAGTTTCCAGCTGAAGAATCTTTATCCTCAACAGAAGCTATCTCAGAATTGTCATCAGTCGTTTGACTCTGATCAGACGGTTCCTCAGAAGCAGGACCATCATCGACAAACATGTTTGTTAAACTCTGAATGAATAGCATAGAGCCCGACTCAGTTTGGAAATCTGTGACCAGATTTTTTACAGTTTTTGTCTGTGTAATTATATCAAACTTTCCGTTGCTGTGCTTTTGGAAAGATACTATAACTGCCACTCTTCGAACATCATCATTCGCCACCCAACTTGACAACTCCTTCAAGAAATGCTGGGCAACCTTGTACAACCATGAATTTTTTGTTGAGAGAGCATCCATGAGACACTGGACAACCTTGTAAGACAAAACAATTTGGACAAGAGATGCAGGCAGCCttgggaggaggaggagcacAATATCGAGAGCCAAGTGTTTTCGGTCATGCGATGAAAGAAGAAGTGATCCCTCAATCACCACTTCACAGAAGGATCGCAGGTTTTTGGTGGTTTCCTCTTCAGAAGGACTCGACTTGCGTCCTTTCTTGTGCTTCTTTAAGGAACTTGAAACTGCTGTGGCATCTTCCTCTTGTACAACCACTTCAGGCAAAAGGATGTTCACAATCACGGGCCATACACTATGCACACGAGGTTGGCAAAAAGTGGATTCCTGTAAAAAGAACCACAACCAGAACTTAGGacaaataatttattgtaCTGTCCAAAAGTGGGTTGCTTTTCAGGATGAGTAAAATTACTCATTGCAATGTATTGGCACTTCCAAACTTGCTTTTCCtgtaactttttttattttattttatttggagGGGATGAATTAATGTCAGCAAGTGCAGTTAAGGAAAGCAAAGATGAAAGAACtgaggcttggcttgcttaGCAATGATATTCATAATTAGAATGTAGGAGCAGGGCAAGAACCATTGAATCACCTTAAAACAATTGGCAAGGAAAGATAAATTatctgaagaaaaaaatttgcttGGGCTGAA from Punica granatum isolate Tunisia-2019 chromosome 2, ASM765513v2, whole genome shotgun sequence includes the following:
- the LOC116194103 gene encoding myb-binding protein 1A, producing the protein MGKRRSSDKVQDVGVQDNAAVEEAAAEPKKKKMKEDKKISKKVEEGTAAPSASTSVSYMEKKKKKKALDKERHRAALENQEQKPKSTTAEKGPSEIVAPVISSKSSDLPEFHISVFKDLASAEASVRDASVESLVKELQEVQKAYDRLEKKELVTGGPKLEAEKDDGLNDCAPSLRYAIRRLIRGVSSSRECARQGFALGLALLVDTIPCIKVDAILKLSVDLLEVSSSMKGQEVKDCLLGRLFVYGALSRTGRLVKELLADNSTPYIKEYTSTLISLSAKKRYLQEPAVCILLELVEKLPSESVLTHVLGAPGMAELFQGAAESGNPDALLLALKIQEKTGSSKPTLGKLLPNPFSPSKFFSSDNLSFLANCFKESTFCQPRVHSVWPVIVNILLPEVVVQEEDATAVSSSLKKHKKGRKSSPSEEETTKNLRSFCEVVIEGSLLLSSHDRKHLALDIVLLLLPRLPASLVQIVLSYKVVQCLMDALSTKNSWLYKVAQHFLKELSSWVANDDVRRVAVIVSFQKHSNGKFDIITQTKTVKNLVTDFQTESGSMLFIQSLTNMFVDDGPASEEPSDQSQTTDDNSEIASVEDKDSSAGNSDFLKSWVVESIPSVLKKLNLESDSKFRVQKEVLKFLAVQGLFTFSLGNEITSFELQEKFRWPKSATSSSLCRMCIEQLQSLLATAQKGEGQDASVNTVERNDLGAYFIGFLSTLRNIPSVSLFRNLSEEDEKAFKDLQEMEIRLYREERNSELRSYAQKLHSVRYLLIQLLLQVLLQPEEFVEAASELLICCKKVFSPPDLLESPSGEDDDSSGEGAPKLMDVLVDTLLSLLPQSSAPMRSAIEQVFKNFCSDVTDDGLQRMLRVIKKDLKPARHQDVEDVDDDDDDNEDLLGIEEEEEADETETGDTAESDGLTDDSEAATGFEPNGEGGDSDGSEDSDEGMDDDAMFRMDKYLAQIFKERKSQGGIETAHSQLVLFKLRVLSLLEIYLHENPGKPQVLNVYSNLARAFVNPSTAEGSEQLSQRIWGILQKKIFKAKDYPKGQSIQLSSLESLLEKNLRWASKPFKRKSTNNQSKQQSASRHKMIVSLAQNSTYWILKIIDARNYSETELQKVFDIFRTVVTEYLDRKKSQIKSEFLKEIFRRRPWIGRELFGYILEKCGSSKSEFRRVESLDLISEILRQMFPSGLREQNQDSKKFLKSHIQKLSHLVGALVTDMPKKKSRRSDVRKFCGKLFQELSSANLTKSFLKDLGPDAQAACECQLGNLFINLKKAEA